One Fusarium falciforme chromosome 1, complete sequence genomic window carries:
- a CDS encoding PKS-ER domain-containing protein yields MAKMPPTMRSLVAPKRCSPSGFEIMERPTPKITKPEQVLLRMRAAAISTGDTQFASGMLRILYSVEYPYTLSQEGAGVVVAVGSAVKNLKVGDEVYGFDMEKPMFSRPHPGFASEYALSEERFLHIKPEHVSFEEAVTFPGPVVTALQVIRRGLELQGKDSLAGQTVYIPAALGSSGSAAIQVARNMFGADKLISTVSTSKMPLVEQYLPGMVNQLYDYKTQDVVSLVGRGTVDFAFNTQFSTWNETAALLKPKTGIFMSIASIPPSKTMRPMLGPEHLPSWLCWLLDLAQLPYWWKLRGTSIKHEFVSGSPNIREDMDVVADLVAKGKVRGVYTTVKLGDIEEVRKACEKVAAGKGGLGKLVIKISAEGDD; encoded by the exons ATGGCCAAGATGCCACCAACTATGCGATCCCTCGTTGCGCCCAAGAGGTGTTCTCCCTCTGGGTTTGAGATCATGGAGAGACCTACGCCCAAGATTACGAAGCCTGAACAGGTTCTCTTGCGTATGCGCGCTGCTGCCATCAGTACCGGTGACACCCAGTTCGCGTCTGGGATGCTACGTATCCTGTATTCGGTGGA ATATCCTTATACCCTTTCTCAAGAGGGCGCCGGCGTGGTCGTTGCCGTCGGTTCTGCAGTCAAGAACCTGAAGGTCGGCGACGAAGTCTACGGCTTCGACATGGAGAAACCTATGTTTTCTAGGCCACACCCCGGATTTGCCTCTGAATATGCCCTATCCGAGGAGCGATTCCTTCACATAAAGCCTGAGCACGTGTCGTTTGAGGAGGCTGTGACTTTCCCAGGCCCCGTCGTCACCGCGCTCCAGGTCATCAGACGCGGACTAGAGCTTCAGGGCAAAGACAGTCTGGCTGGGCAGACTGTCTACATCCCCGCCGCTCTCGGTTCATCTGGCTCTGCCGCGATTCAGGTAGCACGCAATATGTTCGGAGCCGACAAGCTCATCTCAACAGTGTCGACATCCAAGATGCCGCTGGTGGAGCAATACCTCCCCGGGATGGTCAACCAGCTCTACGACTACAAGACGCAAGACGTCGTCTCCCTCGTCGGCCGCGGCACAGTCGACTTTGCATTCAACACTCAGTTTTCAACGTGGAACGAGACCGCGGCGCTTCTCAAGCCCAAGACGGGGATATTCATGAGTATCGCCAGCATCCCCCCCAGCAAAACCATGCGTCCCATGCTCGGACCGGAACACCTGCCCTCTTGGCTTTGCTGGTTGCTCGACCTCGCGCAGCTGCCGTATTGGTGGAAGCTCCGCGGGACAAGCATTAAGCACGAGTTTGTATCCGGAAGCCCGAACATAAGAGAGGACATGGACGTGGTTGCGGATCTGgtggccaagggcaaggttaGGGGAGTGTATACTACCGTCAAGCTAGGGGATATTGAAGAGGTGAGGAAGGCTTGTGAGAAGGTTGCTGCTGGGAAGGGGGGGCTTGGGAAGTTGGTGATTAAGATTTCGGCGGAGGGGGATGACTAG